The genomic region ATTTCCTTGGAGAGTGATGGCTTTTTGATTAGAGTGTATATTCATAGGGATTAATGCTCCTGACTGGGAAGACGAAGGTGATGAGAGTATCTACCGGCTACGCGGAGATTTAGATTTTTTGGATGAGCCGCTATTACTTTTACCCGCGGATTTCCGTATTTCCTCTGTGACTTCTTGACTAGTGGCGTGGGCAATTGGCTCAGCAGGAGATGTGATATACTGGACATCAGTATTCTCATTCCACGGACCACGGGCATCGATTTCCCCCTCCTCACCCGTTCCCGTTGAGTCATTATAATACTGCTCCACAATTCCAGGGGTAGGAGGTATTTTTCCGATGACCAGTGGATCTAACCCCATGCTCTCGAGAGCCGCCATGAAAGCCTTTAGATGGGTGATCTCTCGGGTCATCAAAAACTGTAGCGCGTCCTTTGTGCCTGCATCGTCGCAGAAGTTTATGAGTCGCTCATAGACGATTTTTGCTCGAGCCTCAGCTGCGATATTGCTGCGCAAATCGACATCGAGCTCACCCGTGATCTTTAAATAATCTGCCGTCCATGCGTTGCCCATGGAGTTGCACAGAGTCACTCCTCCTCCGCCAGCAATGGCGACGAGTGGGTCTGCCTCTGCTGCTTCACGGCCTGTTTTCATTGGTTTGAGATGCATGCGAGCCAGTGTCCCTACGATTTCTAAATGACTCAGCTCCTCTGTGCCAATGTCCATGAGTAAGTCTTTGAGCCCCGGGTCTTCACAGTTAAGACCTTGGATAGAGTATTGCATCGCGGCAGCGAGCTCACCATTGGCTCCGCCAAATTGCTCGAGGAGCATATTCCCAAAACGGGGATCGGGCGTGCCTACGTGAACGGTGTACATGAGTTTTTTAATGTGGTGATACATAGCGGAGTCCTGGGTTTATTTTTTTTGAGGGGAGATTTCTTTTTTGTGACAATGACTCTCGAGGTACTCCCCCGCAGGCATTGTCATACGTAAGGCAGCGGTACAAACGGATCTCTCGGGCCATGCCGCCCCACGCTACGATATACTCAGCGATCAAGTCCACGTAGCATGACACGGCCTGATAGACCTTCTCTAAAAGCTCGTGGAGCCCAAGGTACTCAGGGCCCTTTACATTCCAGTAAGCTTGCTTCATTTGCATTTGCAGGTCCACCGCCTTTGCGAGACATTGATTCATTCTGATCATGGGCTGGACTGTGTCGGGGGAGGACTTGTCGATGCTCTGGTCTATATGAGAGTATTGGAGAGCGTGTCCGCTGGCTGCTGAAGGCACAGAGAGTGCGTGTGGATGGTCCTCCTTGTCGGAGCGATGCGAGGGGGTCAGGGTGACCCTGACATATTGTGTCGGGTCTGATTCTACCGCTAGCTGATCGCTTTTACTTTCCATCTCTTTAATAATAAGAGGGGGGCGGTAAAAAATGTATGGGGTATAACCCTACTTTGAGTGTAAAAAAAAAGAAGATTTACCTGAAGCGCGATATTGTATTGAAGTGCTCTGGGATACCAAGGCGTGATCTCGTACTGGCTGTCCGAACACGCGAAAGTCTCCTGGAGAGATAAGACGAGTAGGCGTGCGGGTCTCCGTCCCCATGAAAGAGCCAGAAGGTCATGAACTTCCTTTTTGGTCAAGACCACCGGGCGCGTTTCAGGGGTTTTGGCACGGACGATCCCCCCCATCATCCCGAGATCACGTTCAAGCACTCGCCCATACAGGAAGACCAACGCATTCAAAGCTTGGTTCTGTGTGCTGGAGGCTACCTTTCTTTCCGTGACCAAATGAGTCAGAAAAGCGGCCACCTCCGCCCCGCCCATTTCAGAAGGATACCGTTTCCCATGAAAAAGGAATGTAGCGCTGCACCCAGTCCACATAATTTTCTTCCGTACGAATCGAATAATGCT from Verrucomicrobiota bacterium harbors:
- a CDS encoding ferritin-like domain-containing protein gives rise to the protein MESKSDQLAVESDPTQYVRVTLTPSHRSDKEDHPHALSVPSAASGHALQYSHIDQSIDKSSPDTVQPMIRMNQCLAKAVDLQMQMKQAYWNVKGPEYLGLHELLEKVYQAVSCYVDLIAEYIVAWGGMAREIRLYRCLTYDNACGGVPRESLSQKRNLPSKKINPGLRYVSPH
- a CDS encoding site-specific integrase, which codes for MWTGCSATFLFHGKRYPSEMGGAEVAAFLTHLVTERKVASSTQNQALNALVFLYGRVLERDLGMMGGIVRAKTPETRPVVLTKKEVHDLLALSWGRRPARLLVLSLQETFACSDSQYEITPWYPRALQYNIALQVNLLFFYTQSRVIPHTFFTAPLLLLKRWKVKAIS